The genomic window ATCATGCATATTCTTCCACTTAAAAAAATCTCATGGCATGCAGCTAAGTAAGGATTGAATTGCGATTTCTCAAGCATACTGATTTAATGTGCAACGTGTTTTGTATAACTGAGTACATAAGCGTGTCAACAGTtatttcaattgaaatattAAGTGTTGCTAACTGCATTAATCCAGATAatccaaaatttattaaattatgcatgaatgcaaatttaagaaCGAGAAAGTTTAAAAAGAATAGAAGAAAACCAAACCGCATTTTATATGTTAAGAATTTGCTAAgtaatagaaattaattaaacaacgaatatattcaaatataatatttcgcTTACGTTAGATTGTTTTCCTTTACACTAACTTCAAGTCGATAGTGATAAGTACTATATGAAAActttaatattaagaaaaagcTCTTATAATAGCATACAGATGACCTTGATAGGCATCCTCTATCATTTTTTGTACTGCATTAAGATATGCCTTGACCTTTAATTCTCTATTTCACTACTATTTGTGCATTACGCTAGAAAAAATTAAGCCATAAGCCAGCTACCAGAGTTTCATTGAGTTCACGTATTTTTTTTCCTAAAGAcgctttgaaaataaattaaaaatttgatcaAATGAGATTAGGCCATATCATCCCATAAGTTCAGTATAAGAAATTAAGTGTTTTCCGCCTATTTTtaacctatatatgtatgtatacattaagGTGGGTCAAAAAGAGCGATTGTTTTTTTTCACCTGGTACTCTGCAAAATTGGTTGACAGACACCTCCAAGAAATgctctccaagtatgagctccGCCTAAAGGCtttctatatttttcttattatcagatagaaaactttgtatctcgcttccaactgcttgaaaaagtattttgttttatGAATTTTGTTGGAAATCGATTGCTCTTCAAAAAAAGTCTATAATGATTTTTCGGAAACCGAACCGTTTAAAAGAATTAATGGTAAAAACTTgattattataaacattttttttcttatgaattttttaactcaatgaaaaagtaataattttaaattgtagaGCTCATAATCTTGTAGGAAATTATTTTGCTCTAGAAAACAaagaatatgtaaattttcttcaattaagCGATTACGAATAACTCGTAAAAGTcagcgaaatataaaaaataaatataaaagtttaaaaacacataaaaatataaaaagtcaGTGGCCGTTTTTGTAGAGCagaaaatttcctacaaaacaaAGAGTTATCAGGttagtattattttctttcGAATTGCAAAAGAAGCTCGCTCCTGTTCCTAATTTATTTTACTGTATTATCGAATGAAAATGTTGTGTTTGATTCCTCAAGGACCTCCGTTTTCAGTCGCATTGCCAATTTAGCATATTTCCAGTATATACCACGCCTTTAATGACGCTGACTCTGGCTCCAATGGCCTAAATCCATCATACTTCACTTGAATATTTATTAGCTGGTTATCCAGAACAACCTCCAGAGCCTTTGTTGTGGTACAAACAgctcaaatcaaaatattgctaCCACCacgaaagcataaaaaataaaacacacacatttatattttcatatatgcatGCAATTTGATATTTATTCATATTCGAATATATTTACTAGGTACAATTTAAACACAGTTCCGGCGGCGAAATTTGCACAGTAAAGCTAAGTAACATAGGGTTATAATTTAGCTGACTAGTTTAATTGAGGGATGGTAGCCGAGTTCATCGGCTGTGAAAACAAGTTCGAATTTCTTGCCGTCCGGTGCCGTCCAAGAAGTAGAGCCATGGACAACGATGGCCGCATTATCGTCGATGGTCTTGAGTTCGCCTTCTTCGGTGCGTGAAATACCGTTGCTGGTATCGTAGCTGAAATGTGTAAGTAAAACCCCAAATACAATATCCCTCCTCTACATATGTCAGGTAAACTTACGCAAAGGAGTATTTATCGACGCCATTATTCTCGGCTTCCAGGCGCAGTGTCTCTGCCTTCTCATCAGCTTCATCGGGACGTGGCGCAGCCAAGCAGACAGCGGCAAagcaagcaaacaacaaaactaCTTGATATTTCATTTCGATATAAAATTAGTGATTCTCTGTAATTCCTGTAAAAGCCGAAGATATTGAATTAATCCTTAGTAATTGGTTGGTTGCACTGTGTAAGCACTAGCTGTACTGATATTGCACAAATCCACGCAAAGCCTTTTATACCAAATGGAAAGCTGAAGAAGAAGATCCGCTACACTTATTTTACGacgattatttcatttttattattattaactttttttttcaatttttgtggTACACTCACCAATCGTAGGTAGtgtaaaaaatgaaacaaacatatttaaaatgtcCTCATCGCAAAAAAATCcacttgtacacacacacacatgcctttgtatgtatgcatatgtatagcCACATCTTTGTTGAGCCGATGGACAGGCCGGTCGTTAATTCACAAAGCGGAACTTTGCGCCGCCACTCCTGCCTCACCATGTACCAATTGTCAAAAACTCTTTTAATTACACATTAacacacaattttttctttttcaatctTTTCTACGCTTGTGGCCACAGTGAGTTATTTGTTTGcatcactttttcaaaatcattttttttttatttttttttcaaaagatctATGCATCATGTGTTTGTTTTCCCCCTGCTTTAGCTGAAGTATGTATTTCTACACTTGACTTGCATTTCGGCGTTGGCGTCTCCGAAATTTCTTTGTCCGGCTTCTGTTCAACATAGCcatgtcaaaaattaattaatgcttTATTAAAGCATTTGTTCATAATACAATACCATATATTAATTAGTATTTTAGCGCAAAAATGATATTGATAGATGATGATGCCAGCAATTAGAAGCTCGGCGAGCGAAACAAGAACAAACACAATAcaaatattcacacatacatatgtatgtttacatgcaagaatatTGCATGCAGTTCTTATATATTTGGTCCGGTCGTAAGATTCTTTTTTTGGCATGACATCCTACTAAATTTATAGAAATGATCAAGATGAGTAGACcggaatttctttttttgtcgcTTGATACGTCTCGGCAatgatttaatataattgatagataaaataacatataccataAATAACAGAATTCGTTTAATGACAGTAATGTGTTACTCATCAGTGGTTTCGGTGCAGCACAGCACGCTTTTGAGAGCGTTACCGCCGAcagaaattttttctattaaaactataatataaatatctgctgaaattactgaaattttaaagcTATGAAAGTTTGAAAGAAGCTAGAAAATTAGTCTCAAAATCGAGCGGAAAAACTAATGAAAGGAAGCAAAGaaaccaaatatatacatatatgtatgtacacacacaaaCTACCACCAGGCTTTAACGTATCATCTTTTGTTGATTAAGAGCGGCACTGAAACAAATATAGAGATATTTAAAGACAGATAATTCTAACCGAAATCCCTCTTAAGACACAAAATTAGCCATTATGaaagtatatttcaaaatatcggATAAAATGtgcatttctatttttattagaaGACATTTTTTGACTTTCctgagtttttaaaaaatagtgaaaaaattgCAACTTATATAAGCCTATAgcgggtagtcgaaaaagtcttttcgtatattGTCCatagatgtcgttgtagtcgCATATCTCCAGTACTACCAATCACATTATGTCATACCATAAAGTGTTGGAATAGTGAGATTTTGGGCTTCATTTAATCAAAacttaaattcggggaagttacaaaaaagttacagctgttcaaaaatgtgtgaaagtaatgaagaaattcgctatatatTGACGCAtgtttcgctcgcttccgttttggaaatttcgatgtgaaagatgcacctcgctctagTCGTCTGGTCTGGTGTTGAACAAGtagatgaaattatggaaaagattgaccaggataGTCATATAAGCAATGttatcgctaaggaacttagcgttcatcatcaaatggttttgaagcATTTATAAAAGGCTGCCTTCAAAAAAAAGCTCTATGTTTGGATACCAGACCATTTTCTGTTCCCATATACCcatagaattaatgtagaaacccactttaccattggaaggtttcgaaaatggcccaaaaattataataccgctcgacgttcggagcgctcggagtgcacacctcaaaccttaaacgcgtttttctcaaaacacacttttttaaactggcggacatgattcccgTCGAACTACGTTCACAAAACGcttggctatcgtccctactagattcataattttttataatttattgacaatgttatgacaaaatttatgtaaaaaaacatggggagaaattaaaaaaaaaaaacgataattACTTTTTTCCCTCCCTcgttttttcatgattctagtagggacgataaccatttacgttctttttatgaataaatcgggttttgtgtttcagatgatccaaacatgagaaatcgtgtccgccaatGACAAAACGCATCTCTCAGTCACCCAGTCATTTCTCcaacagatgtcatcaaaaaattccaaaaaaatttgtttatacactccacgatatacctcatgatatgtgaaaaacttaaatttgaCCTTATCTTTGAAATTCACTTCAGAAGAGTGAGCAAAAACtgaagacttaagcaacgaacttgaacatttttacttatttgttgACTTTAAATATAGtatgcttttaatattttttataagagaatAGCTTGAAATGAGCTCACGGAGAATTTATTCTATATTGAAGCAATCGAACGTAataaaagatatatattttcCACAAAATTCTTAGTGCTTAACATTCGGTTAAAATTAAGTTAGAATTTTTAACTATAGCTATTAAAACACATGTCATTTAAACCATAACTCTAAAATCTTTAAGGTTCTAAATACAAAcacgaacatttttttttcaacattttcactatataatcaaataaaagtaaagtatTGAAGAATTGTAATAAGCCAATTTAATACTGTTTCTTTCTTATAtaacaattcatatttttgtatatttacactataactacaagcatatatgtataaacgatTAATTTCAAAGTATCTCCTCTACAGCGCAACATTAAACATGCGGCAAATGATCGCCCTGTGGTTGGAAACCGTTCTCATCGGCGATATAATTTAATgtgtatgtctgtccgtctggTGCCACCCAACTGACTGATCCGCGCACTGAAATGGCCTCCTGTTCGGTGCCGGCGTTCTTTAGTTCAGCCTCCTCCTGGCGTGACACACCATCACTAGTCTCATAGCTGTAAATTGGtatattacaatttaatttttgtttgataataattattttttagaaataatattatagAATAACTttggaaaaagaaattttaatgcaaTGAACGTACAGAAATAGCGGAGATAGAAGACGAATCTGCTGAGTTAGTTTGAAAATGAGTGAGctatttgaataataataagtcaataatattttctgaacCACGTTTTTCTGGTGAAGGAGGACTGAGAATACTAGGATTGAAcacaacaattaaaattttttggcaatatatgtacattccaGCAAAAAACCGTCGAGTATTcgaaagttttatataaaatgtctTCAAGGATATAAAGTTACTTTAAGAATATATCTGAAGTTCAATCGTGACCGTTATATATTTGTAGTATTAGTGATAAGACATCCTAAAATAGAATAATTTATCACCAAAAACAACTTATTGCAGTGTAGCCTTTTTTCAAACCAATAACCTCATAAAATTAGAATCGTTTAGATGTACTTAATAATGTTGAACCCTGAAAGtttaaaaagatttatattCGAAGTAGACAAACGATAAGCatcttttttctacaaaatttctCCTTGTAAATCTTCAAATCTTTCTATAGTTTGTAGTTTGCAAAGTTTATAGTTTTTGGCATTTAATAATTGATCTAACGTAATGCCACTaagattagaaaaaaaatttaatagctcACAACTGTAAATAGCTTGcagctttaataaaaatattttaccataTATAGGAATAATtattaaggtgttgaaaaaaaaaatcaattaaaacacATAAGGTGTTTCCGAGCTCAAAGAAGTCTAGAGCAATATTTTGTAGAAgcagaaaaattttgaagtttctatAATGAGATCAGCAGGGTAAACCTGGAAAATTTCTTAATTCTTATATTTACGCAATTTTCGGAAAACGTATAGAAATAATAGATAAGATATAAGTTAGTTTTAAATTCCCagcaatttataaaatgtaaattggtataatatattttcaagctaAAATAAAAGTCTTTGATTTTTCTGGGAAAGGAccttaaaatataaacaaataatattgaagCAAAAACAGCTTTGCCTCActgcttattttattaaatagatgatcaaattttccatttccttatttgaaatattaaaaagtaattactTTACTACACGCCATCGTATGTTttgtaaattcaattttcgTTCGAAATTgcgaaaaacacattttttgattCTTCTATTTGTATCATAACCTCAACTTCTCACGCAAATGAAACACTTttgatttcactttttttttacgaaCTCACCCGAATTTGTAACCATCAGCGGCGTTCTCGTTATCATAGCGTAGAATCTGGGCAGTAGCTGGGTCATCGAGCGGCGCAGCACAGGCGAAGGCGATTAATCCACACAGTGCCAGGATGCTCAAAGTAAACTTCATTTTGGTGAgagattttgtatattttactttctgagataatatttttaatatttcttgaaCTTCAGCTGCTGCTGCCGCGCTTGTCGTTATCCCAATTACGTTTGCTAACTAATGCAGTGTAATTACCAAAGTCAGTCGCTATTTATACGTATGTCTTACAGAAAATCCAATAAAGTACAATAATGAGCATGGTTATACGCACTTGCTGAGAGtacctacatacttacatacccACATATTTACCTATTAATGTGCGAAGTATGCGCTTTGCGCTGTGCATTACGCTCATAGGCAAATAAATTAACACAAGTAAACTAATAATAATTGcgccaacaacaatagcaataaagcGATAAAAGAGCATGATGAGTGTGTACTTCATTTGTACATCCAGGCACACCATATGCAACATATGGTTACAAGCATGccagtgtatgtatgtaagtgtgcgTAAGTGCTTGCGAAGGTAAATACGAGGGAGATATCAATAAAACATTCTTCGAATGAAACTGAAAATCCAAATAGTTAGAGAGCGCATTGCAGCATCCatcaataaaatcgaaaaatggCAATAATGAACTGCCAAACACATTCAACATAACCGCCTGCAAATCATTTTAGGCAAGCATgcacgcacatatgtacatacattcatatttcAGCGCAACTACGAGCATGCGTACATAACGGCTGAATAATGAAACGCAAATTATGTAATTCAACGGATTATCTAGGTTTTGGAGATCATCACTTCGACtcgggtgtatgtgtgtgcgttgcaTATGCTCGTTGCGGTCATTAACCGCAAGACAGCACAAACCCATTAACAGCACTGACGTTTTGAACTTCACCACGCTGCTGATTAGCGTTTGACAATTGAGCTATGCCGATTCGCCTTGccttgttgctattattgttttttttactttgccaAAGCGCATCTAAGTGCTTCCATTCAATGTTAcaccacgcacacacacacacgcaagcgTTTGTACTTTTGAGTAGGTGCTTGAATTGAGTTTCTGTGTTGTTGATAATTTGTGTGAAAGCAATTGATCTTCAATGGTTGTTAGAAAATTTGTGGTGTAATTTATGAGCTACTCGGTGCGTTTTGGCAAATGTGTGAAGTGGCCAACACGTTGAATTTCAACTTCTATGCGCTCTGGCCCCCTTTGTGTTGACCATTTTTCTATTGTTCTACAGAAAaccattcaatttaaaaaacttttaaacactttttgtgAGAGTGCTTTGTTAGACATTGGATGGTAATAGAAGTTGGACACTCGTTGCtgtatatgtaataataatttcagatattttaaaGGATTAACAGCATTCCACATCCAGGTATTATCAAATCCTTAATGTAAACTAAAAGCCCAATTATTAATTTTCCCTGTACCTTTATTTACAGTGAAAACTCCCATAATCTTCTTTTGAATATCATATCGGTCGAATTGTTCACTACTTTTGTCATATGACTAATTAGTAgatcttttttatactcttacaacagGTTTCACAGATAATTAGAGCTTCGTTCTCATAATGGTTTTCTTAGTCTAGAATTTAGATAACTTAATTCAGTTTTCcgtaattactatgccaaatatgagcgcgatctctGAACCAGtatgtttacagcagctgtcgttgcgatttttacaatgtataaaattatcgaacaaagactttgtctcaaattttgtatttctaaccagaTTTAGTATGCGGAATTGCTTCGAATGTTCGAAAAAACTTTCGATTATTAATTTTCCTTCGAGAGATCGTGGAAGATGCCTCGTTCTGGATGGCCTTctacctcttcaactgatgaaaatattaaaaacgtaAAGAATATGGTTAGTAATGTTAGAAAGATAGCAAGTGAACTCGTTGCTGAGTCGCCGTTACAATCTCAAAAAGTCCCTTTTTGGTGTGAAATCTTTAACGAGCACATTATCTCGTGTCGTAAGTATCCAAAATCGTTCAATTTAACACCCCTAGAACGTTTTTAGGCAGAAAAGCTCGAGACGATTGATACCTTCAAAGAGCCTTGTTGCTGAGATACGGACCCAATCTGCAAAAAATGGTTCAAAATTAACCCTCTCGGCTCGGAGGTCACTTgcccaaaattatttttttaacataatagCAAActcttatctttataataaaattaaattcttggccatcacattaaaatatatgaGTTTCACTTTTTCTTGGAAACCACAGGTCTGAAAAAGACATAAAGGATATTGTTCGGTCAACGTgttaatcatatacatatatcataattAGGTGTAAGCATTTCCTAGAGCATACCTTCTTGAGGACAATGAGATATTGAGCCAAACATGAATGGAATTGGTTTAGATCCTTCTCGATACTATAATATAACCCATTCTGGGTGCAAGAAAGATTGAAAATTTGTtcagtatttgaaaaattttaggcATATTTTTTGGTATACCCTAAAAAGATTTAGGCATGTTCACCTGTTTGTAAATAAGCAAACTAGCacctcagtttttaaaatatgagtttttagtCGTTTCTCTTAAAGAAGCTCCTCATTTGTCGGATTGCCAAAtgatatagctttcatacaaacagACAGATAAAGATCATAgtcattgtatggaaaattgttcATTTGTCTATATACCTTCACGCGATTTGGCATAGACTAGCATCActatgtataatctcagaacgaattgttcagatcagaccactataacatatagctgtcattctAATCAAAATCCAGATAAAGATCTTACcaaaagatattttttctttatttactacTTTAACCTTGTTTATATCGAACAAGGTGACTGAAAAGAGAAATCAAACCTTTAACAATGGATACAAACCGCTGACAGCTTCGGTGCTTGTGAAGtaagtattttttcttgttttacacACCCACTAATCCAAAAATCGCCACCCATAACACCCTATActcacataagtacatacatataaaaaatacaagtttAAAAGTCACTAATGTTAATCTTTCcactaaacatacatatttctgaCTTCCCACTTCGCGTGAAATTTCGAAGTTACTGCTAAAGTACACTGAAACATACAACACCTTAAATGCCTACCTTTCTGGCGTTCCTCGTCATGCGGTATTGATTTCAATGATGTTTTTGTTAACCTCGAAAATCACGACAGTTTTGTCTGTGCCTTTATTAATTGATGTTCCTGAAGAACTACAGctgcaatatacatacacatatacaaaagtaTGTGAAGTTTAGATTAATATGAATAAATTAACCGAAAATCAAGCATGGATGTAATGCAAGAGtagcttaaaattaattaattaaaaagaaacagCATTGAAGCCGTGAATGGTAATAAAGAATTCCGCCCTTTTATCGTGGTAGTAGTTGTCATTGtacaagtaaatatgtacagtGTATTATTTAGTACTATTTGCGAGCGTATCTCGGTATCTCATCCACTTCACACTTGAACTCGcaccttaaaaaaatatacgaatGCTGTTGATGGCATAAAAGATTTGCTCGCAAATAAGAAACTACTTGCTTCCTTCTTGGCAATGAGTTGTGATAGATatgggcaacaacaaaaacaaaatgcgtGTCTTAGGCAACTCAAGACGCCAACGCTTAAGAAGTTAACAGCTCAATTTGTTGGTGCACTGCTCGCAAGCATCAATTTCGGTTAGCGGCAATTTGTTGCTGCTTTAGTTTTCTTACTAAAACGGCTGATCATAGCGTGCTGATGACCTTAGTAAATAGCGTATGGAAGTTGAAATGTTTAATTTGGTTGAAGAAAAATCTTAATGAACAGAAGATGAGCTGTACTATATCATTGTTAACGGCAGaattaagcaaaattaaaaaaaaaaattgtcgataTTTACGAGCGACAGCTCGAGGCTTTTATCTTTAAGCGAACACTTCATAAACATTTCAATTAATatcgattttcttaaatatttgtataagcaCGTATGCACTAAATTGGCCAGTGAATTAACACCTCCGATGATGATCGAGAGCACTGCTTCTCGAACTGGAatgattaaaagtttttaaaagtaattaaaacaagaaaaagtgaGGAATGGCAaaattcgggtgcaaccgaatatttatATCTTCAGGTGTTGGCAATGTTGGAAAATGTAGTGAACGGGTTCTAAAATCTTCCtcaatcgattttatacaaaataatcaaatgctctctgggtttcattaagatacctcaTATACCATCAACAAtctatatggagtaaagtcagccggaaatTCTCTtattagttatacatatagGGGCAAGGTTAAGTTTCCACTCGGTTTAtacattttaggcacaaaggtaTACGGGAAGGGCTAAGGGAAGTACTGACTCGATTCAGTTGATGATAATTAGACATATTGTTATCAGGAAAGATATATCACATATTGAtcaatattttctgtaaaaCGTCAACTACAGGCACTGGAGTACACATATTGGATACTTAGGGGATTGAACAGTTTCGGTCATAAAGTGGCACCCTggaaggaaaatt from Bactrocera tryoni isolate S06 chromosome 5, CSIRO_BtryS06_freeze2, whole genome shotgun sequence includes these protein-coding regions:
- the LOC120777652 gene encoding endocuticle structural protein SgAbd-6 encodes the protein MKFTLSILALCGLIAFACAAPLDDPATAQILRYDNENAADGYKFGYETSDGVSRQEEAELKNAGTEQEAISVRGSVSWVAPDGQTYTLNYIADENGFQPQGDHLPHV
- the LOC120777654 gene encoding endocuticle structural glycoprotein SgAbd-5, which codes for MKYQVVLLFACFAAVCLAAPRPDEADEKAETLRLEAENNGVDKYSFAYDTSNGISRTEEGELKTIDDNAAIVVHGSTSWTAPDGKKFELVFTADELGYHPSIKLVS